A section of the Acidobacteriota bacterium genome encodes:
- a CDS encoding glycoside hydrolase family 97 catalytic domain-containing protein, whose translation MRKTQRHQQVYSRRTFLVATLATPIGAFALHPRKGFAANPVKLVSPDGKVRFELLWRAGSRLGYQISFNNQMVIEASLLGILVNNVNLCQDVELVKTESYRLNESYATRGVHSEAINHANGAKFSVVHRESKTPCTLEVRAFNNGIAFRYVVHGSGERVPDEATGFRIPAGSIIWSHDFEGHYEGIHTRKMIGEVKPGEWAAPPLTIKLPNGLGYAAITEAALVGYSGMGLQADGQRGFQVQLGHAHPVSYPFRLRYESDVNRLARPAIITGTITTPWRVVMIGADLNALVNCDIIDSLSPPPDKKLLPQGIHTDWIKPGRAVWKYLDGGENTLAEMKNFSSLAGKLGFEYNLVEGFWQKWSEDEMRELVAHSRQHNVGVWFWKHSRDLRTAESRQQFFQLCNRVGVVGVKIDFFDHEAKEIIDLYQTLLKTAAEHRLMVNFHGANKPAGESRTFPNEMTREGIRGLEYRNMQTRAVHNTTLPFTRMLAGHADYTPVHFGERRRETSWAHQIASAAIFTSPVLIYGAHPKNILENPAVELIKTIPSTWDETMALPVCEIGELAAFARRKGDSWFLAVMNGSQAKTIKVALSFLGRSKYQALLARDKLDEAAAINLEQITVSPTEILPLELRAGGGFIGRFSKLSNHLT comes from the coding sequence ATGAGAAAAACCCAACGTCATCAGCAAGTCTATTCGCGTCGCACTTTTCTTGTTGCAACCCTGGCAACCCCTATCGGAGCATTTGCTTTGCATCCCCGCAAAGGCTTTGCCGCAAACCCAGTCAAGCTGGTCAGCCCCGACGGCAAGGTGCGCTTTGAACTGCTCTGGCGAGCCGGGTCGCGCCTCGGCTATCAAATCTCATTCAATAATCAAATGGTGATAGAAGCATCGCTGCTCGGCATCCTCGTCAACAATGTCAATCTCTGTCAGGATGTTGAACTCGTTAAAACCGAAAGCTATCGCTTGAATGAAAGCTATGCCACGCGCGGCGTACACAGTGAAGCGATTAATCACGCGAACGGCGCGAAATTTTCCGTGGTGCATCGGGAAAGCAAAACGCCTTGCACACTTGAAGTGCGCGCCTTCAATAACGGCATCGCCTTTCGCTATGTCGTACACGGCAGTGGAGAGCGCGTGCCCGATGAAGCAACCGGTTTCAGGATTCCAGCCGGAAGTATCATTTGGTCTCACGATTTTGAAGGGCATTACGAAGGCATTCACACACGCAAAATGATTGGCGAAGTTAAACCCGGCGAATGGGCTGCGCCGCCTTTAACCATCAAATTACCAAACGGTCTGGGCTATGCGGCAATCACCGAAGCGGCGCTTGTGGGTTACAGTGGGATGGGACTACAAGCCGACGGGCAGCGTGGTTTTCAAGTTCAACTCGGACACGCGCATCCGGTCAGCTATCCGTTCAGACTGCGTTATGAGAGCGATGTTAATCGTTTGGCGCGACCCGCAATTATTACCGGAACCATTACCACTCCCTGGCGCGTGGTGATGATTGGCGCGGACTTAAATGCGCTGGTCAATTGCGACATCATTGACAGCCTTTCGCCACCACCTGACAAAAAACTTTTACCCCAGGGAATTCATACCGATTGGATTAAACCCGGTCGCGCGGTGTGGAAATATCTCGATGGCGGTGAGAACACGCTTGCAGAAATGAAGAATTTTTCCAGCCTCGCGGGTAAACTGGGTTTTGAATATAACCTCGTCGAAGGCTTCTGGCAGAAATGGAGCGAAGATGAAATGCGCGAATTGGTGGCGCATTCCAGGCAACACAATGTCGGCGTGTGGTTTTGGAAACACAGCCGCGATTTGCGAACCGCCGAATCACGTCAACAATTTTTCCAACTCTGCAACCGCGTCGGTGTGGTCGGCGTCAAGATTGATTTTTTCGACCACGAAGCGAAAGAGATTATCGACCTCTATCAAACGCTGCTCAAAACTGCGGCTGAGCATCGCCTCATGGTCAACTTTCACGGAGCCAATAAACCCGCAGGCGAGTCGCGCACTTTTCCGAATGAGATGACCCGCGAAGGAATTCGCGGCTTGGAGTATCGCAATATGCAGACGCGCGCCGTTCACAATACGACCTTGCCGTTTACACGTATGCTTGCCGGGCACGCCGATTACACGCCTGTGCATTTCGGCGAACGTCGTCGTGAAACTTCATGGGCGCACCAGATTGCGAGCGCCGCCATCTTCACGTCGCCGGTGTTGATTTACGGCGCGCATCCGAAAAATATTTTAGAGAATCCGGCGGTTGAGTTGATTAAAACGATTCCGAGCACTTGGGATGAAACGATGGCGCTGCCGGTTTGTGAGATTGGTGAACTGGCTGCCTTTGCCCGTCGCAAGGGCGACAGTTGGTTTCTCGCGGTGATGAATGGTTCGCAGGCAAAGACCATCAAGGTCGCGCTTTCATTTCTCGGCAGAAGTAAATATCAAGCTCTGCTGGCGCGCGATAAATTGGATGAGGCGGCAGCCATCAATCTCGAACAAATTACCGTAAGTCCAACAGAAATTTTGCCCCTTGAATTACGAGCCGGGGGCGGTTTTATTGGCAGATTTTCCAAACTATCGAACCATCTTACTTGA
- a CDS encoding alpha-L-fucosidase, with translation MYNHLSRREYLKLLGAGAALAASDLSINAASPNPDEPGDRARRMRWWHEAKFGMFIHWGLYSVLGRHEWVMEMEGIPVSEYESLAKQFKPKPNAAREWARLARRAGMKYMVMTTKHHEGFCLFDTKTTNYCAPKQAAGRDLVKEYVEAARAEGLRVGFYYSLMDWHHPDGARSAEDEAARRRFVDYIHTHLRELLTNYGKIDILWYDVSWPLDAKGWESEKMNQMVFQLQPDIIVNNRNKLPGDFATPEQRIEAAEGGKAWEACMTMNDSWGYHKNDDAWKTPKQVIRNLITCAHDGGNYLINIGPMPDGSVPEESVRILNTVGAWMDKNGQSLYGADRCQPRRCRFGSFSRKGNTLYLHVHFWPGNTVAIAGLQNKIKSASLLATGQKVAFKQDTYRVQFTGLPERAPDDPMTTLAIECDAEPKQDELFVRRRARDQV, from the coding sequence ATGTACAATCATTTATCACGACGCGAATATCTCAAGTTACTCGGAGCCGGGGCGGCGCTTGCCGCCTCCGATTTATCAATCAATGCCGCCTCACCAAATCCCGACGAACCAGGCGACCGCGCGCGTCGCATGCGATGGTGGCACGAAGCCAAGTTCGGTATGTTCATCCATTGGGGACTCTATAGCGTCCTCGGTCGTCACGAATGGGTCATGGAAATGGAAGGCATTCCGGTCAGCGAATACGAGTCGCTGGCAAAGCAGTTCAAACCGAAACCGAATGCGGCACGCGAGTGGGCACGCCTGGCGCGGCGCGCAGGCATGAAGTATATGGTGATGACCACCAAACATCACGAAGGCTTTTGCCTGTTCGATACCAAAACCACCAATTACTGCGCTCCGAAACAGGCTGCCGGTCGCGACCTGGTTAAAGAGTATGTCGAAGCGGCGCGAGCCGAAGGCTTGCGCGTCGGTTTTTATTATTCATTGATGGACTGGCATCACCCGGATGGCGCGCGCTCGGCAGAAGATGAAGCGGCGCGTCGTCGCTTCGTTGATTACATTCACACCCACCTGCGGGAACTGCTGACCAATTACGGAAAGATAGACATTCTCTGGTACGACGTTTCGTGGCCCTTAGACGCGAAAGGTTGGGAGTCCGAGAAGATGAATCAGATGGTCTTTCAATTACAGCCCGACATCATCGTTAATAACCGCAACAAACTGCCCGGCGATTTTGCCACACCCGAACAACGCATCGAAGCTGCCGAAGGCGGCAAAGCCTGGGAAGCCTGCATGACGATGAATGACAGTTGGGGTTATCACAAAAACGATGATGCGTGGAAGACGCCTAAGCAGGTCATTCGCAACCTGATTACCTGCGCGCACGATGGCGGCAATTATCTTATCAACATCGGGCCAATGCCGGATGGCTCGGTGCCCGAAGAATCTGTGCGTATTCTCAACACCGTGGGCGCGTGGATGGATAAGAACGGGCAGTCGCTTTACGGCGCTGACCGTTGCCAACCGCGCCGTTGTCGCTTTGGCAGTTTCTCGCGCAAAGGCAACACGCTTTACCTGCACGTACACTTTTGGCCTGGCAATACGGTAGCGATTGCCGGATTACAGAACAAAATCAAATCCGCAAGTTTACTTGCCACCGGGCAGAAAGTGGCTTTCAAACAGGACACCTATCGCGTGCAATTTACCGGCTTGCCGGAAAGAGCGCCTGATGACCCGATGACGACGCTCGCCATTGAATGCGACGCGGAGCCGAAACAGGATGAACTCTTCGTTCGCCGAAGAGCGCGCGACCAGGTTTAA